TTgaggtgggatggggacagggatggaggtAAGGACAAAGatggaggttggatggggacagggatggaggtgggatGAGCGCAGGGATTgaggtgggatggggacagggatggagatAAGGACAGAGATGAAAGttggatggggacagggatggaagTGGGATGAGGACAGATGGTGGGATGGGGACAAGGATGGACATAGAGATTAGGATTGGATAGGGACAGGGATAGAGATGGGATGAGGACAGGGATAGAGatgggatagggatagggatggAGATGAGATGAGGACAGGGATtgagatgggatgggaagggagatggggatgggaatggagatggggacagggataGAGATGGGATGAGGACAGACATGGTGgaatggggacagggatggagatAAGGACAGAGATTAAGATTGGATAGGGACAATGATTGAGGTGGGATGAGGACAGAGATGGAGGTGGGATGAGGACAGGGATGGATAAGGACAGAGATGAATATTGGATAGGGACAGTGACTGAGATGAActgaggagagggatggagatggaTGTGGGATGAGGAGAGGGATTGTGATGAGATAGGGACAGAGACGAACGTTGGATGGGAACAGAGATGAAGATGGGGAGAGTGAtagggatgggatggggcaCTGAAGACCAGACAGTGATGGGGACAGAGGTAGAAAGGGACACTCCCAGGGGTTTGCAGATACCATGGGTGGGATGTCGNNNNNNNNNNNNNNNNNNNNNNNNNNNNNNNNNNNNNNNNNNNNNNNNNNNNNNNNNNNNNNNNNNNNNNNNNNNNNNNNNNNNNNNNNNNNNNNNNNggaaagggaggaaaggggaggaaaagggagagagaagggagagagaagggagagagaagggagagagaagggagagagaagggagagagaagggagagagaagggagagagaagggagagagaaagaggagagagaaagaggagaagaaagaggaggagaagaaaggaggaggaagaggaggagaaggagggaagaaggaggggaggaagcagaggaaaaagggaagagggagaaaaagggaggaggatggagaaggaaggcagagagagaaggagggaggaggagggagaagggaaaagggaggaaaagggagagagaaagaggagaagaaagaggagggaggaagggggggaggaggaaaaagggaaaagtgaggAAAAGTGAGGAAAGAGGAcgaggagggaggaggaggaagggaggaaaagggaggaggaagaggagaagggagaagggagaagggagaagggagaagggagaagggagaagggagaagggagaagggagaagggagaagggagaagggaggaggagaagggagaagggagaagagagaagggagaagggagggaaagggagggaaagggagaaggaaggcagagagagaagaagggaggaggaagagcagaagggagggggttggggcagcagagcagtgctgaggaggggctgaggtcCTTCTGGCCCTGCCCTGTCAGAAGAATTAAACCCCACCAGGACCCAGGATTTCCAGgattatttatttcagagttCCATGAAAACCAAaggtgtttaaaaacaaacaggtcCCCAGAACCAGAGCAGAGAGCACAAAGAAGGGGAAACACATCCAGATCCTTCAGTTAGAAAACATTGGATTCTTCGGGATAAAAACCACTTCTCTGGAGAGAGAGAATCCCAAAGAAAACCTTTGGGATTAGGTCTGTTCTTCCCCAGACACAACCCTAAAGGGATATCCCAGGTGTGAAGGCATCAGCTCCAAGGAGATCCCAAAGGAgccatttctgtgtttgcagcaTTCCAGGCAATGGGAATTCCCATCCCACAAGTATCCCAGGGGGGGCTGTGCCCCTAAAAGGAGAGGACAGAGCccacctgctgctccctgggcttGGAACCAAAGGCAcaactggatttttatttttattttcctgactccctgggagaaaagcagcaaacccTGGGATAAAGTGAAGCTTTGAGGTTGTTTTCCAGAGATCCAGAGGCACAAGGAGGAAAGGAATCAATCCTCACTGTTTGGAGGCACgagaagcagcaggaatttGCTGGAAAATCAGctaaaaggggaggaaaaaagtcCATGTGTGACATTCCCCTGTCACACCCCCTCTCCTGacaggaaagggagggaagaaatggCTCCTTCCaagaaaaatgcaaggaaaaagtACCTGAAGTCTCAGGAGAGCCTCAATCCTTGAGGTTTGCTCCACCTCGAGCTTCCCCAGGAGGAAAATCCTGTCAGAAAAGCTCCAGGTTTTTGGTCAGGGGTCAGTTTATAGGAATAAAAGGTCATTACCAGCATCCTGTGATTCTTCCAAGAACTCCAGGCATATCTATCCAATTCCTCTTCCCTCCAAAACCCCAGTGTTTGAGAGCCCCCAGgattttttagtgttttatgACAACAGCCTGCTCAGCAGTCACTCCAGTGACTCAATAAAGtgcttttcaggagaaaaaaaatgggaattaaaaacctttttccttcagagctGAGCCCAGAGTCACCCTACAGCCCCTCTTCAGCTTCCACAGGCTGGGTTTCCTTTGTCCCTCTTCCCATTCCTTGGATTTCTCCCATTCCTTCCAGCCTGGAGGGACTCCTATAACCCCAGAGGTACTGAATTGTTTCAATTTTggacaaaaagaagaaaaatcaaagcccCACCCTGGAACTTTCAGCCTGTGGCTGTTATTTGGGATGGGGAGATCAGCCCTGAGTCTCCTGAGCAGCAAGGAAACCCAGCTCAGATCCATAGGGAAAAGGGATCCAGCTCCTCTGAGGGTGTAACAGGAGCTCTGGAGGTTTTCCCAAGCTCCAAGGTATTTAAAATGAATCAACTACAAAGctgtaaaaggaaaattgtCCCCAAAATCCCATGGAGGACCCCCAGAGGTGTGCTGTGACACCCACACCCACTGCAGGGCAGAgaacagaagggtttgggttttttcccctttggaaaGATCTTCAGGAATGTGGAGGCTGGAAGAGAACTGACTCAAAAGGCACTTTCTGACCCAAATCCAGGACATCTCCAGCTTTAAATCCTGTCAACTTTCCCTGGGAAAAACTCCCTTGGAGCAACACACACCCTGAAAGATCAGCTGAGCTTCTTCCTTGCTTCAGCTTGAAGTTTaacttccattttaattttttcctgaattaatTCCTTCCCAAATCCAggctgcacagccctgctctgaagCAGAGATCTTTGGATTTCTCCAGTGTAGTTAttcctggtttttttgtgggttttttttttccttcaaacaaTCAAATCCTCAAGTTCTACTGCACAAGAGATTGCAGTGCACAAGAGAAGGtgtggaaaagaagaggaattgCTCTGGGAAAAGATcctccaaaacacagcacaaacCCTCCCAGCTTTTGGATCAGCTGCTTGAAGAAatcttccccccaaaaaatggaaagaaaccaagaaaatcaaatcaaatcaatcAAATCTGGTGAGCTGACTCCACTCCTGGCAGAACATCAGGATGAATCCCACAGAGAATTCCTCAAGGCAGGAAGAGGGGAGCACAACTTCACACCAAATCCCAGCAGTGGGAATTCCACTCCGTTGGCTCAACCaacttcccccccccaaaaaacaaaccccaaaccttctACATCTTCCCAGCTTTTTTGTTGCCAGCCATGGAAACCCTGAGGATGTTTGGGGTTTCTTCCATGACTCTGACCAGGAGGTTGTCGATGTAATCTTCCAGCTCCCTCACCTGCAGATCCCTCTTGGAAATTGTATCCTTTTGTTTCAAAACCAGCTGGATCAGCTCGGAGTGGGTCAGCTGGGCGTAGGCATAGGCAGGGTCTGAGGGGTGATAATTctgaaggggaggaaaaggcagagttAGGACAGAGACATCCAAAGGGCAGCAAGAGGGTGACCCCAAAAACAGGTTCAGCCAagggggctgcagagccccagctgctcctcagaagcAACACTCTGCTTCCAGTCTGGAGGAAAATCCATCATTTGGGGAGGAAAATCCAAAATTCATCATTTGGGGAGGAAATTTCATGATTTGGGAAGGAAATTGGATCATTTGGGGAGAAAAATTCATCATTTAGGGAGGAAAATCCCTCATTTGGGGAGGAAATTCCATCATTTGGGGAGGAAAATCCCTCATTTGGGGAGGAAAATCCATCATTTGGAAGGAAGTTCCATGATTTGGGGAGGAAAATCCATgatttggggaagaaattgcATCATTTGGGGAGGAAATTGCATCATTTGGGGAGGAAATTGCAtcatttggggaagaaaatcCCTCATTTGGGGAGGAAAATCCCTCATTTGGGGAGGAAAATCATCATTTGGGGAGGAAATTCCATGATTTGGGGAGGAAAACTGAGGAGTGGAGTGCTGTTCTAGGAAAACAGctccaaaaagccaaaaaaaccaaactttgGGAGTTTTGGAGGTTGTGCCAAGCCCTCCAGGTGTACAGGAGGTCTGTGGGGCACCACTGAGGGTAATTAATTCCTCCACCACCCCACTAATGACAGGTTTTCAACTCAAAATAGCAACAAGTCAGTTGGAATCATTTCACttgcattttcctcttcttcactCCCaccaaatcacagaatgggctgggttggaagtgagctcagagatcatcaagtccaacccttgatccactccccccgtggttcccagcccatggcactcagtgccacatccaggctctttggaaagatctccagacacggagaatccactccttccctgggcagcccattccaatgcctgatcaccctctccagaaagaaattctttctcatctccaacctaaacctcccctggcacaacttgagaccctgccctcttgtcttgctgagagttgcctgggaaaagagcccaaccccccctggctccaacctcctttcagggagttgcagagagtgatgaggtctcccctgagcctcctcttctccagcctcaacacccccagctccctcagcccttcctcacagcaattctgctggatcccttcacagcctccttgctcttctctgcacctgctccagcacctcaagctccttcctgaacttcctgagctgaggggcccagaactggacacaggactcaagctgtggcctccccagagctgagcacaggggcagaatcccttccctggacctgctggccacgctcttcctgagccagcccaggatgcccttggccttcttgggcacctgggcacactgctgcctcctcttcagcttcctggcaatcccagctccctttctgccactctgtgcccagcctggagctccccatggggtttttgtggccaaagtgcaggacccggcacttggaatgttgaacctcatccccttgggatcatcccaactctccagtctgtccaggtccctctgcagagccctcctgccttccagctgaaaaaGGAGACCCTAAAATGATTTAGGTGCTAACCCTCCCCTTTCCCCAAAATCCCCTGAAGAgacactgatattttttttttactctggaGGGGTGAGAGATGAAACTACTTGAGGTGCATAAACTCTGACCAATTTACTGCTTAAATTTTGGTTAAAATGCCACTTTCCTCCATACCTGGACGTTCATCTCCAGCAGCTTTTCACTCATGGTGCTGATGACATTGAGGTTTTTACTCTGGGACTTGGGGGCTGTGGTGTTCATGGGCTTCACAGGATGGAGCCTGCAACATGAATCAAGATTTTTGGGTCTGTCACACCAGCTCTGGAGAAATCTTCAGGCTCAAAGCAAACCCAGCCAGAAGTTGTGGAAAAATTGTACCCTCTATCACCAGATAGCTTGGGGAAGACCAGGAATTCCTCTCTAAGGGGGTTGAGGATACTCCagttctctttttcctgtttctagGGACTTAAGGGATCCAGAAGTAGCAACAAGGGAATAAATTCCTGGAGAAAAGAGCAGCCAGGActacagagcacagagcagcagttcCTCTGATCTCTCACACTGACTTTCCTGACAAGAACTTTACTATAATTCTTGAGAGGTATCAGATAATTCTGCTATCCTGTTTTTTATCCTATTTTTTTatcctatttttcctttcctaattCTGAACTTTCTGTCAGAAAGTGCTCTCTTCATCTGCCAAATCCAGAGGGCTCAAGGGGGTGTGTGCTGTGTgactgtgtcctggtttgggccaggataaaggggattttttgTCTTGTGCTTTTGGTTTCAGCTCAGTCccttgtcaggagctgcacttgctgaaattcacagcaagtttctcatcaGTGTCTGatctgggactgatcccactccatggttatagttccagccagagcctggtgtgcagagccaaggacactgctcagctctgaggaacattttaccctccaggaggaataaagaggtcccacctgcagcctcctttggggagaaagggacaagataaatgaccaaaattgaccaaacagaggattccatcccatccacctcatcttcaggagaaattggagggatcaccaggctcaaaccccttcctgcttccccttcttcccctctccctctttccttcagcatcctgggaggattccatcccttcctctccctgtgctcctgatccatcccagcctggatctgtgtgttcctgcctccagctcccaactgctcctgaccccaggattccagcctggactttcccagggctgccctgcagcctctgtggtgACCTGGGAGTTactggggaaaggggggaggaacctgggatcaattttcctgtaatttgtatagatttagcaatttttcctatttctcattcctgttccattaaagttctgcagtttagtttccaacccataaatctctctctcttattctctctcccttctttatcaggaaggggagagagattaatagagagcatctgttaattggtttaattgccagggcagtgttaaaccctgagagcagcaaagcagctcctgcagctgggtgtgtgctcagggcagggggaaaaaagcaaaggtgAGGAGTGAGgcaggggggggctgggggttcCCCACGTTCTCTCACCTGTGCTTGGGAGCCAGGGTTTCACCACTCTGCTGAGGGGGCTTAGGGAAGGTTTCAGAAGGTGAAACCCATGCCTGCAGGAGCTTCTTCTTCCCCGAATTTCCTGCTTTATCTGCGGAGCCCTCGGCTGCTGGCTTTTCAGGAGACTCTGCTCCATGATTTTGGGGGTcagagggggaagaaggggaagcagagcagggctgggaagggcttggaagggaaggagagggaaaagaaagctcAGAGAAGTCAGGTCCCAGACATTCCTCAGCCCCTGCACTTCTCCTTGCTTTGTGTTTCTCCAAATCATGATGATTCTCCCCAGAATGAGATGTCCCACCTAGGCCTGGGTCACCTGcctggctggtgacactgtgaATGTCACCCCTGGCAGGtggcaggggctgagcagcaccagcagcacctcctccctctcctcctggagcagcaggagaactCCCTGagagctcctccagctccccaggcaggggGATGAGACCTCGGGACTGTTTGCCAGCCTCTGGGGTGGCTTTGTCACCTGcctggctggtgacactgtgaATGTCACCCCTGGCAGGTGGCACGggctgagcagcaccagcagcacctcctccctctcctcctggagcagctggggttctctgggctgcaggagaaCACTCTGagagctcctccagctccccaggcaggggGATGGGACCTCGGGACTGTCTGCCAGTCTCTGGGGTGGCTTTGTCACCTGCAGGGACACCACAGTCCTCCTGAGTGTCACCCAGCAGCTCATCATCAGAGCTTCCCTCTGGGATGGCAGGAAGCCCAGCCAGCTTCAAGCCAGGGtctgcagtgccagggctggaaGGTTTCAGCTGTCTGAGAGAGTCAAACAACTCATCCTCACCCTCATTCCTcaggctcctgctgcctctcagtGTCACTGCTGGGGTGACAGTGTCCCCTGAGCCACCCTGGGGGGGAAACCCCCCAGGATCTGAGGTTTTCTCACTGGGTGGTGCCAACCCAGGTGGAGATTGGGAACTTTTGCCTGaagaaggcagagcagcactTAAGGCACCAGCCTGATGGACCACGGGGTGCTTTGTCCTTGGTGCTGGCCTGGGAGCCAcctcccctccagctctccctgcctcagtttccccaggaGGCAGCTTGCAAGGTCCCAAGGTGGGTTtggcagatcctcctggaggaATTTGACATTCCTGCCCATCAAAGccctccccaccagccctgggaTCCTCTGAGCCATGAAGGAGGTGGGACACAGGTGTCCCTTggcctcctttcctttttttcatggaaGTCTCAGCCTCAAGTTGAGGAGaatccctctgctgctctggagccagagCAGGGATGTCAGGAAGGATGCCAAGGAAAGGTGGGAATTCACCAGGTAAAGCTGCATCTGAAGAGTTCCCTAAAGACCCAGAGTGTTCCTGCTCCCCATCAGGAGGCAGGCAGCAAGAACTAGTGACAGCTTTGGAAGTTGTCCCCTCTGATTCCCACCCCAGCTTGGATCCAAAGGGATTATTGTCCTTAAAATGAGAGTcagagggggggagaggagatgggggTGGGCTGCAGGAAGCCCTtggggcagagctctgcccccAGGCAGAAGCAAAAGGGTTATTAGCAGGGATCTGCCCCTTTTTGGGGGCTGAGGCTGCAAGATGAGGGGGTGAAGGGGAGTGGGCAGCAGTGTCAgggtggggggctgggggtgccctGTCCCACGGGGGGGTGAAGGGGTTTTTGCCTCTCCAagcaagaggaggagaaggtgcaGTGATGTTTTCTGACTGGGGCACTTgggctttttgttcttttttagaaagaaaaggatttttgtcACTGCTGATCTGGtgcacagagagaaaagcaggaagggacTGAGGTGCAAGAGTAGGAAGGGTGGCTTTGGGTTCCTCCTCTGAAGTCAGGCCCAGTCTgcaaaaagggacaaaaaacTGGCAGGTCACTTGCAGGTGCAACAGGAGGCAGGAACAGATCAAGCTTCAGCACCAGAATCTCTCAACTCCTAACCCAGGAGAGGAATTAAAACTTGCAAGAGAGACCTAGGAGCCTGTGCAGAGCACCCCATGGCTCTCAGGATGGTTCTGCTGCAGAGGTTGCTCagcccagtgctggggctgctctcaagcccCACTTTTTGCAGCCCAAGCAGTTTTATTAGCACCCAAAACCCCCTCTCTGCAAGATGCTGGCAGGTGAGAAGCactgaaaaggaggagaaaagggagagatgtCACTCCCAAGCCTTATTTGTGGGACACATCCATGTAAAGACAGCCAGGGTTTTGGTTAGGTAGATGGGAAGGGTGAAAAGAGCAGAATTTTGGTGAGTTTTGCACAAGCCTCCTGTGCAAATCCATGCAAATGTCCCTCATCTCCCTGTGACCAATGCCTCAAAGCAGAAGGGCTCTGGGATTTAACACTTTGGAAGACCAAAGCcaaatgcagaagagaaaggtCAAGATGTTAGAAGTGGTGGTGCAGCCCCTTGGATGAAGTTGCCCCCACAAGTTAGTTCCAGCAAGGAAAAtcagccctggagcagctgcagagaggtttGCACTCACAGAACTACTGGGTCAGCAGCCTTTTTAGGAGCacctctctctctttcacaCCAGAGGAGAACTTGGGAGTTATTCTTGGCTCCCAAAGAGCCCAAAGGCCAAGTTAAACCCCCCAGGTTCCAGGTGCTGTGCAGCTTCCAATGCAAACACCACTCACCTGGGTTTGACAGCTTTGGTCTTGGGCAGTGCAGCagttttttcaggtttctgttCTTCCTCAAAAGGATTGGGAGGCTGCTTGCTGGACAAGACACCTCCTGCATGCTGCCTCTCTTCTGGAGGATTCCCCCTGCTGACATCTGCTGGAGGGGCAAGGTGTTTGTGTTCACTCTTTTCTTCTGGAATTTTGCTTTCCTCATCCTGGGGGGTCCTGCTGGGAATATTCTCAGCATCGTtgctcctggctgcttccttcttccctgtCACCAGGGACAGCAAGGGAGGCTTCTTGGGCTCTGGTTTTTTGGTCTCTTTCACGACCTCAAGACTCAGAGGGGAGTTGGTTTCCTGATACTCTTCAGTGCTGAGCAACCTGTATGATGGCAAAGTCATGGATTTAAAGGTCTCCAAGGATGAAGATCCAGAGGGAGCAGGAATGGGAGATGTTCTGCCTGGATCTTCAGCTCCTTTAGGAGACCTGGAAGTCAGGTTCTCCTCAGAAGCA
Above is a genomic segment from Calypte anna isolate BGI_N300 chromosome 22, bCalAnn1_v1.p, whole genome shotgun sequence containing:
- the RAB11FIP1 gene encoding rab11 family-interacting protein 1 isoform X2, whose translation is MSRWYKLRSKPGKKEKERGEIEVDIQFMRSNMTASMFDLSSKDRPRSAFGKLKNKLKGKRSSGLSDTASAIIPSTTHSPADSEDEAVEKEKKKSKFKSLFSKASLQKNSLSQSLSVLPTQNPSTQRVRLRPSDFQSEWDDEELEASPASERAFGSPLEEKSSPSPVFKARKTATLDSRQLNPVTTSHTKREGLSLFSGLKSKSDPASKSSLCINGTHVYMEESTVKDNTPASSPSPLNFRRKQLFASEENLTSRSPKGAEDPGRTSPIPAPSGSSSLETFKSMTLPSYRLLSTEEYQETNSPLSLEVVKETKKPEPKKPPLLSLVTGKKEAARSNDAENIPSRTPQDEESKIPEEKSEHKHLAPPADVSRGNPPEERQHAGGVLSSKQPPNPFEEEQKPEKTAALPKTKAVKPRLGLTSEEEPKATLPTLAPQSLPAFLSVHQISSDKNPFLSKKEQKAQVPQSENITAPSPPLAWRGKNPFTPPWDRAPPAPHPDTAAHSPSPPHLAASAPKKGQIPANNPFASAWGQSSAPRASCSPPPSPLPPSDSHFKDNNPFGSKLGWESEGTTSKAVTSSCCLPPDGEQEHSGSLGNSSDAALPGEFPPFLGILPDIPALAPEQQRDSPQLEAETSMKKRKGGQGTPVSHLLHGSEDPRAGGEGFDGQECQIPPGGSAKPTLGPCKLPPGETEAGRAGGEVAPRPAPRTKHPVVHQAGALSAALPSSGKSSQSPPGLAPPSEKTSDPGGFPPQGGSGDTVTPAVTLRGSRSLRNEGEDELFDSLRQLKPSSPGTADPGLKLAGLPAIPEGSSDDELLGDTQEDCGVPAGDKATPETGRQSRGPIPLPGELEELSECSPAAQRTPAAPGGEGGGAAGAAQPVPPARGDIHSVTSQAGDKATPEAGKQSRGLIPLPGELEELSGSSPAAPGGEGGGAAGAAQPLPPARGDIHSVTSQAGDPGLGGTSHSGENHHDLEKHKARRSAGAEECLGPDFSELSFPSPSLPSPSQPCSASPSSPSDPQNHGAESPEKPAAEGSADKAGNSGKKKLLQAWVSPSETFPKPPQQSGETLAPKHRLHPVKPMNTTAPKSQSKNLNVISTMSEKLLEMNVQNYHPSDPAYAYAQLTHSELIQLVLKQKDTISKRDLQVRELEDYIDNLLVRVMEETPNILRVSMAGNKKAGKM
- the RAB11FIP1 gene encoding rab11 family-interacting protein 1 isoform X1, translated to MSGPAPAWVPTHVQVTVLRARGLRAKAAAGQGGSDAYTVMALGREKFSTSVAERCQGEPLWREEATFELPPRPAALRLTVLHRALVGLDKFLGRAEVDLAALRAEGSRRHSRWYKLRSKPGKKEKERGEIEVDIQFMRSNMTASMFDLSSKDRPRSAFGKLKNKLKGKRSSGLSDTASAIIPSTTHSPADSEDEAVEKEKKKSKFKSLFSKASLQKNSLSQSLSVLPTQNPSTQRVRLRPSDFQSEWDDEELEASPASERAFGSPLEEKSSPSPVFKARKTATLDSRQLNPVTTSHTKREGLSLFSGLKSKSDPASKSSLCINGTHVYMEESTVKDNTPASSPSPLNFRRKQLFASEENLTSRSPKGAEDPGRTSPIPAPSGSSSLETFKSMTLPSYRLLSTEEYQETNSPLSLEVVKETKKPEPKKPPLLSLVTGKKEAARSNDAENIPSRTPQDEESKIPEEKSEHKHLAPPADVSRGNPPEERQHAGGVLSSKQPPNPFEEEQKPEKTAALPKTKAVKPRLGLTSEEEPKATLPTLAPQSLPAFLSVHQISSDKNPFLSKKEQKAQVPQSENITAPSPPLAWRGKNPFTPPWDRAPPAPHPDTAAHSPSPPHLAASAPKKGQIPANNPFASAWGQSSAPRASCSPPPSPLPPSDSHFKDNNPFGSKLGWESEGTTSKAVTSSCCLPPDGEQEHSGSLGNSSDAALPGEFPPFLGILPDIPALAPEQQRDSPQLEAETSMKKRKGGQGTPVSHLLHGSEDPRAGGEGFDGQECQIPPGGSAKPTLGPCKLPPGETEAGRAGGEVAPRPAPRTKHPVVHQAGALSAALPSSGKSSQSPPGLAPPSEKTSDPGGFPPQGGSGDTVTPAVTLRGSRSLRNEGEDELFDSLRQLKPSSPGTADPGLKLAGLPAIPEGSSDDELLGDTQEDCGVPAGDKATPETGRQSRGPIPLPGELEELSECSPAAQRTPAAPGGEGGGAAGAAQPVPPARGDIHSVTSQAGDKATPEAGKQSRGLIPLPGELEELSGSSPAAPGGEGGGAAGAAQPLPPARGDIHSVTSQAGDPGLGGTSHSGENHHDLEKHKARRSAGAEECLGPDFSELSFPSPSLPSPSQPCSASPSSPSDPQNHGAESPEKPAAEGSADKAGNSGKKKLLQAWVSPSETFPKPPQQSGETLAPKHRLHPVKPMNTTAPKSQSKNLNVISTMSEKLLEMNVQNYHPSDPAYAYAQLTHSELIQLVLKQKDTISKRDLQVRELEDYIDNLLVRVMEETPNILRVSMAGNKKAGKM